The stretch of DNA CCCCATTAACATACATGTTTTTGCTGCCTAAGAAAAGTTCTACTTTTTGACTATTTAGCGTTACAGTAACCTTATTATCTTGCGAAGACCAATTCACCTTAGCGCCGAAAGCTTCGCCAATTGTGCGTAGTGGAGCCATGGTACGGCCATGCTCAACAAATGGCTTATCTCCACTTGCCTCATTACCGTTTACAAAGAATCTCTCTTGTCCTATCTCCATAATGATAATACCGGTAAAATTTTCTTTCGATAAATCCATGTTGTAATCAAAGAGAGAAGCTGCATGCGCAATAGGTGAAAAGATAGTAAATAAGCCCCAAAAAGCAATGAACACAAAACCTATATATTTTCCCACCATATCCTTCTCCTCTACTATTTTTTTCAACTTTAACATAAAAAAGACTAAAATAAATGCCGTTAACAGGGCAAACCTGTAAAAATACTGTAGAAATATGACGATACCGCAGTCGTTAGTTTTTATTTTGTTGTATGTCTTTAAAATGATGCATTCCATATTTCATAAATTCTACGGCTGCTAATCCATCATAGAGTCCCAATGGACAAATAAACCCATAGTTTCACTAATAAATCTCAAGGGTACGTAAGTAACTCCATTTATAATTCTAGCTGGAGTAGATAAAGAAATTTGCTTACCGCCTTTATATGCAATATTTGATTCCAAAGAAAATTTCAAGACCTCGTTAGTTTTAGAATTGGTTACAGATACAATTTTATTATTATCCCAAGCTGTTTGAAGGTGAGAAAACTGATTGTTTATTATGCGTAAGGGTACAAAAGTGGTTTGATTTACAATTTGAGCTGTAATTTCGGGCCTTTCATAACCATCAATATGGAATTTAATACTTTGCTCCTCTAGCGCTAAAGCCGTGCTAAAAGTCGTTAATATCAAGATAATGCTTAATAATGCCGTAATAAATATTTTCTTCATCAAAAATTTCCTCCCTTAATAGAACTACGGGAACAGTGGACATCCCAAAGGGGGAGGGTTACTGACACCGTGTTGCTGTGCACCCGGACTACCAACCGGATCGCGTTTTATGTTCCATATTATAACATATTAAAATTTCAGCTTGTTCGCAACGGAGGGCAACGGTGTTTGATACCGTTGGTTGGGCAGGTGGTTACCATTAAATGGTGGCTTGAATTTCCCCAGCAAAAGGACTGAACACCATTACAGTAAAATACTTAAATTTATGATTATAGCAGACTAATTCAATATGTTGACGTAGTAGAATATAATGATTGGGTTTCCAACAGATTACCGGAAGTGTTATAAACTTTAGCGGTAGCACAAACCCGATAGGTGCCTCTGACAACGTAATAATCCTCTTCTATATCGGCGATGGAGACCCCGGTCGCTGAAGCAGACCATGTTTTGATTGTGCTCCAGCCACTGTCGGTAGATTTTTGCAATTCGACAGTTAGCTTTGTTGTGTGCGAACTATTGTAAGCTGAAGCAAGCCCTACACAGGTAGCTTTTCCTGACGAGTTGATAGATAAGCCTGGACTTAACAACGAAATGTACGTGAATTGAGGAGCTATCAATTCTTCGGTTTTTACGTTTTTTGTCCCGTTAACCGCATAAGCCGGAACGATGAGAAAAACGGCCATAAGGACAAAAATACCCATGTAGATAAATTTTTTCATAAAATAAAAACCTCCCTTAAAATGT from Desulfoscipio gibsoniae DSM 7213 encodes:
- a CDS encoding copper amine oxidase N-terminal domain-containing protein encodes the protein MKKIFITALLSIILILTTFSTALALEEQSIKFHIDGYERPEITAQIVNQTTFVPLRIINNQFSHLQTAWDNNKIVSVTNSKTNEVLKFSLESNIAYKGGKQISLSTPARIINGVTYVPLRFISETMGLFVHWDSMMD